The following proteins are encoded in a genomic region of Deinococcus arcticus:
- the glmS gene encoding glutamine--fructose-6-phosphate transaminase (isomerizing), giving the protein MCGIVGYIGPRQAQDVLISGLAKLEYRGYDSAGIAVCSGNRIDVKKKAGKLANLNTLLEGQPLSGTLGIGHTRWATHGLPNDTNAHPHATEDGRIVIIHNGIIENYLTLKEGLMARGHEFKSETDSEVLAHLIEEAYSGNLEEAVRAALAQVRGAYGIVVTHVDHREIVAARTVSPLVMGVGEGEMFLASDVPALLAYTRNMVFLHDGDMVVLSDDGFRITDLAGTPQQRTIEHIEWDAEAAEKGGFDTYMLKEIYEQPQALTNTLIGRLHDETGEVNLDINLDPSSFKRISIIACGTAFYAGLVGEYLIEQLARIPVECDVASEYRYRDPLVSEHTLAIVVSQSGETIDTLEALREAKKFGARTLGVINAKGSSMTRELDDTLYIHAGPEIGVASTKAYTSMVSAFLMLALWLGRARGTLSAEQGAELLHAARELPRLVEESLSPERVARIKEVAEKYAMARDYLFLGRGVNSPTAFEGALKLKEISYIHAEAYAAGEMKHGPIALIDEHMPVAVIATESRLLEKTISNVQEVRARAGKVILFLSDGDTDNARHGDDVIYVPRAHEMVSPVVNAVAMQLLAYFTATALGKDVDKPRNLAKSVTVE; this is encoded by the coding sequence ATGTGCGGAATCGTTGGTTACATTGGTCCCCGGCAGGCGCAGGACGTGCTGATTTCTGGTCTGGCCAAACTGGAATACCGGGGCTACGACAGCGCCGGCATCGCCGTGTGCAGCGGCAATCGCATTGACGTGAAGAAAAAGGCCGGCAAGCTGGCCAACCTCAACACCCTGCTAGAGGGCCAGCCCCTGAGCGGCACGCTGGGCATCGGGCACACCCGCTGGGCCACCCACGGCCTGCCGAACGACACGAACGCCCACCCCCACGCCACCGAGGACGGCCGGATCGTGATTATTCACAACGGCATCATCGAGAACTACCTGACCCTGAAAGAGGGCCTGATGGCCCGGGGCCACGAGTTCAAGAGCGAGACCGACAGTGAAGTGCTGGCCCACCTGATTGAAGAGGCCTACAGCGGCAACCTGGAAGAGGCGGTGCGCGCGGCCCTGGCGCAGGTGCGCGGCGCCTACGGCATTGTGGTGACGCACGTGGACCACCGCGAGATCGTGGCGGCCCGCACCGTCAGCCCCCTGGTGATGGGCGTGGGCGAGGGCGAGATGTTCCTGGCCTCCGACGTGCCCGCCCTGCTGGCCTACACCCGCAACATGGTGTTCCTGCACGACGGCGACATGGTGGTGCTCAGCGACGACGGCTTCCGCATCACCGATCTGGCCGGCACGCCGCAGCAGCGCACTATTGAGCACATCGAATGGGACGCCGAGGCTGCCGAGAAGGGCGGTTTTGATACCTACATGCTCAAGGAAATCTACGAGCAGCCCCAGGCCCTGACCAACACCCTGATTGGCCGCCTGCACGACGAGACCGGCGAGGTGAACCTGGACATCAACCTTGACCCCTCCTCGTTCAAGCGCATCTCGATCATCGCCTGCGGCACGGCCTTTTACGCGGGGCTGGTGGGCGAATACCTGATTGAGCAACTGGCGCGTATTCCGGTGGAGTGCGACGTGGCCAGCGAGTACCGATACCGTGACCCCCTGGTCTCCGAGCACACCCTGGCGATTGTGGTCAGCCAGAGCGGCGAGACAATTGACACCCTGGAGGCCCTGCGCGAGGCCAAGAAGTTTGGCGCCCGCACCCTGGGCGTGATCAACGCCAAGGGCTCCTCCATGACCCGCGAACTGGACGACACCCTGTACATCCACGCGGGTCCGGAAATCGGTGTGGCCAGCACCAAGGCGTATACGTCAATGGTCAGCGCGTTCCTGATGCTGGCGCTGTGGCTGGGCCGGGCGCGCGGCACGCTCAGCGCCGAGCAGGGCGCCGAACTGCTGCACGCCGCGCGCGAACTGCCCCGCCTGGTGGAAGAATCGCTGAGCCCGGAGCGCGTGGCCCGCATCAAGGAAGTGGCCGAGAAATACGCCATGGCCCGCGATTACCTGTTCCTGGGGCGCGGCGTGAACAGCCCCACCGCCTTCGAGGGCGCGCTGAAGCTCAAGGAAATCAGCTACATCCACGCGGAAGCCTACGCGGCCGGGGAAATGAAGCACGGGCCCATCGCCCTGATTGACGAGCACATGCCGGTGGCCGTGATTGCCACCGAAAGCCGCCTGCTGGAAAAGACCATTTCCAACGTGCAGGAGGTGCGCGCCCGCGCCGGCAAGGTGATTCTGTTCCTCAGCGACGGGGACACCGACAACGCCCGCCACGGCGACGACGTGATCTATGTGCCCCGCGCCCACGAGATGGTGAGTCCGGTGGTGAACGCGGTGGCCATGCAGCTGCTGGCCTACTTCACGGCCACGGCACTGGGTAAGGACGTGGACAAGCCCCGGAATCTGGCCAAGAGCGTGACGGTGGAGTAA
- a CDS encoding FmdB family zinc ribbon protein — MPTYLYKNIQTGEIYELQQSMRDEPYTAHPETGAPVKRVLARPGIAFKGSGFYVTDSRPKESSGGGGE, encoded by the coding sequence ATGCCCACGTACCTGTACAAGAACATCCAGACCGGCGAAATCTACGAACTGCAGCAGAGCATGCGGGACGAGCCCTACACCGCCCACCCCGAAACCGGCGCGCCGGTCAAGCGCGTGCTGGCGCGGCCCGGCATTGCCTTTAAGGGCAGCGGCTTTTATGTCACCGACTCACGCCCCAAGGAGAGCAGCGGGGGCGGCGGCGAGTGA
- a CDS encoding S1C family serine protease, which produces MKPARLLALSALLAGALTGAYLTGSVTAQRSLVTPDEINTVEVAQKALRAVVRVDTRLERARLQPGDNPIETGSGFFYKKDLIVTNYHVVQYQESITVTLFNGRRVPAKLEGVDPGIDIAILRVTGVTAPATLSFGSSARLIPGQKLITIGTPLLIPNFVGTGIFSVAASARDIPRQDGLADEVGQYVTTTASLQQGNSGGPVLDSRGLVVGVADANAAPNGLVPGVIGIALPGDLVRQSLDDLEKIGVPQRGTLGATLVDLDNLDPALRQLAGLSSSEGALVDQVAAGSAAARSGLRGSLRNNRDQLLAPLGDVIVAVDGQRVRDSFDVIRLVAAKRPGQTVTLTVWRNKKQVPVKVTLLKRTLR; this is translated from the coding sequence ATGAAACCCGCGCGTCTGCTTGCCCTGAGCGCGCTGCTGGCTGGCGCCCTGACCGGGGCCTACCTGACAGGCAGCGTGACCGCCCAGCGCAGCCTGGTCACCCCCGACGAGATCAACACCGTGGAAGTGGCGCAAAAGGCGCTGCGCGCCGTGGTGCGGGTGGACACCCGCCTGGAACGCGCCCGGTTGCAGCCGGGCGACAACCCCATTGAGACGGGCAGCGGCTTTTTCTACAAGAAGGACCTGATTGTCACCAACTACCATGTGGTGCAGTACCAGGAATCCATCACGGTCACGCTGTTCAACGGGCGTCGCGTGCCGGCCAAGCTCGAAGGCGTGGACCCCGGCATTGACATTGCCATTCTGCGCGTCACCGGGGTCACGGCGCCCGCCACCCTGAGCTTCGGGTCCAGCGCCCGCCTGATTCCGGGGCAGAAGCTGATCACCATTGGCACGCCGCTCCTGATTCCCAACTTTGTGGGCACCGGCATTTTCAGCGTGGCCGCCAGCGCCCGCGACATCCCGCGCCAGGACGGCCTGGCCGACGAGGTGGGGCAGTACGTGACCACCACGGCCAGCCTGCAGCAGGGCAACAGCGGCGGCCCGGTGCTGGATTCGCGCGGGCTGGTGGTGGGGGTGGCCGACGCCAACGCCGCGCCCAACGGCCTGGTGCCCGGCGTAATTGGCATTGCCCTGCCCGGCGATCTGGTGCGCCAGAGCCTGGACGACCTGGAAAAGATCGGGGTGCCGCAGCGCGGCACGCTGGGCGCCACCCTGGTGGACCTGGACAATCTGGACCCCGCCCTGCGTCAGCTGGCAGGCCTGAGCAGCTCTGAGGGCGCGCTGGTGGATCAGGTGGCGGCGGGCTCGGCGGCGGCGCGCTCGGGGCTGCGCGGCAGCCTGCGCAACAACCGCGACCAGCTGCTGGCTCCCCTGGGCGACGTGATCGTGGCCGTGGACGGCCAGCGCGTGCGCGATTCGTTCGACGTGATTCGTCTGGTGGCGGCCAAACGCCCCGGGCAGACCGTCACGCTGACGGTGTGGCGCAACAAGAAACAGGTGCCCGTGAAGGTCACGCTGCTCAAGCGCACCCTGCGCTGA
- a CDS encoding SPFH domain-containing protein, with translation MNELQHVPTPAPQGGVSPRSGIASVERPAFGLPGVPMFLLLLVGAGAAVVLLGRFPVPALVLGAALLFALAGFFIVQPNQAMNLTLFGRYVGTERRNGLYWTNPLTVRKSVSLRIRNFNSERLKVNDAGGSPIEIAAVIVWRVVDTARATFDVEDYAEFVAIQAETALRHLASQYPYDAYEDDRMSLRAHADEVAEALGGELAARLRHAGVEVLEARLSHLAYSPEIAGAMLQRQQAGAVIAARAQIVQGAVGMVEMALRQLSEQDIVTLDEERKAQMVSNLLVVLTSERGTQPVVNAGSLY, from the coding sequence ATGAATGAGCTGCAGCATGTGCCCACCCCCGCCCCGCAGGGCGGCGTTTCTCCCCGCAGTGGCATTGCCAGTGTGGAGCGGCCAGCCTTTGGCCTGCCCGGCGTGCCCATGTTCCTGCTGCTGCTGGTAGGAGCCGGCGCGGCGGTGGTCTTGCTGGGCCGCTTTCCGGTTCCCGCCCTGGTGCTGGGCGCGGCGCTCCTCTTTGCGCTGGCGGGCTTTTTTATCGTGCAGCCCAATCAGGCCATGAACCTCACGCTGTTCGGGCGCTACGTGGGCACCGAGCGGCGCAACGGCCTGTACTGGACCAATCCGCTGACGGTGCGCAAAAGTGTGAGCCTGCGCATTCGCAACTTCAACAGTGAGCGGCTGAAGGTGAATGACGCGGGCGGCAGCCCCATCGAGATTGCAGCCGTGATCGTGTGGCGGGTGGTGGACACCGCGCGGGCCACCTTTGACGTGGAGGACTACGCCGAGTTTGTGGCCATTCAGGCCGAAACCGCGCTGCGCCACCTGGCCAGTCAGTACCCCTACGACGCCTACGAGGACGACCGCATGAGCCTGCGCGCCCACGCCGACGAGGTGGCCGAGGCGCTGGGCGGCGAGCTGGCCGCCCGGTTGCGGCACGCCGGGGTGGAGGTGCTCGAAGCGCGGCTGTCGCACCTGGCCTATTCGCCGGAAATTGCCGGCGCCATGCTGCAGCGCCAGCAGGCCGGCGCCGTGATCGCCGCGCGGGCCCAGATTGTGCAGGGGGCGGTGGGTATGGTGGAAATGGCCCTGCGCCAGCTGTCAGAGCAGGACATCGTGACGCTGGACGAGGAGCGCAAGGCCCAGATGGTGAGCAACCTGCTGGTGGTGCTGACCAGCGAACGCGGCACGCAGCCGGTGGTGAACGCCGGCAGCCTGTACTAG
- a CDS encoding deoxynucleoside kinase: MYVVVEGPIGVGKTSLAGRLAARYSAELNLEVVEENPFLAKFYAQPEAYAFQVQAFFLLSRFKQLSALWQPGLYRDSVVSDYLFDKDFIFAAMNLRDAEFALYEDLYAHLSPRLPTPDLVVYLRADTDELLRRIARRGRPFEQDMKAAYLAELTARYDEYFRTYAHPLLTIDAAGLDFVNNPEDETRILSRIHEALRAGQAAD; the protein is encoded by the coding sequence ATGTACGTTGTCGTCGAAGGCCCCATCGGGGTGGGAAAAACAAGCCTCGCTGGGCGCCTGGCCGCGCGCTACAGCGCCGAGCTGAACCTGGAAGTGGTGGAAGAGAACCCCTTTCTGGCCAAGTTCTACGCGCAGCCCGAAGCCTACGCCTTTCAGGTGCAGGCGTTCTTTCTGCTCTCGCGCTTCAAGCAGCTCTCGGCGCTGTGGCAGCCCGGGCTCTACCGCGACTCGGTGGTCAGCGACTACCTGTTCGACAAGGATTTCATCTTTGCGGCCATGAACCTGCGCGACGCCGAGTTCGCGCTGTACGAGGACCTGTACGCGCACCTCTCGCCCCGGCTGCCCACCCCGGACCTCGTGGTGTACCTGCGCGCGGATACCGATGAGCTGCTGCGCCGCATCGCCCGGCGGGGCCGCCCCTTCGAGCAGGACATGAAGGCCGCGTATCTGGCCGAGCTGACCGCCCGCTACGACGAGTATTTCCGCACCTACGCCCACCCGCTGCTGACCATTGACGCCGCCGGGCTGGATTTCGTGAACAACCCCGAGGACGAAACGCGCATCCTCTCGCGCATCCACGAGGCCCTGCGCGCCGGGCAGGCGGCGGACTGA
- a CDS encoding deoxynucleoside kinase, translated as MYLAISGNIGSGKSTLTRMLAGRYGLRPVYEPYADNPYLEDFYQDMRRYSFHSQVYFLSRRLEQHLNLVTGARYVIQDRTVFEDANIFARNLFESGQMEARDWATYCGLYEGVLPALRVPDLLIHIDASLPTLKKRIAQRGRTYEQDIPDDYLGGLNRLYESWVAGFDACPVVRVPGDQLDFVADPQAFEWVCARVQGHGFGLPLLR; from the coding sequence ATGTACCTCGCCATTTCCGGCAACATTGGCAGCGGCAAAAGCACCTTGACGCGCATGCTGGCCGGGCGCTACGGGCTGCGGCCAGTCTATGAGCCGTATGCGGACAACCCGTACCTGGAAGACTTCTACCAGGACATGCGGCGCTATTCCTTTCACTCGCAGGTGTATTTCCTGTCGCGGCGCTTGGAACAGCACCTGAACCTGGTGACGGGCGCGCGGTACGTGATTCAGGACCGCACGGTGTTTGAAGACGCCAACATCTTTGCGCGCAACCTCTTTGAAAGCGGCCAGATGGAAGCGCGCGACTGGGCCACCTACTGCGGGCTGTACGAGGGGGTGCTGCCGGCCCTGCGGGTGCCGGACCTGCTGATTCACATTGACGCCTCGCTGCCCACGCTGAAAAAACGCATTGCCCAGCGTGGGCGCACCTACGAGCAGGACATCCCGGACGATTATCTGGGGGGCCTGAACCGGCTGTACGAGAGCTGGGTGGCGGGGTTTGACGCCTGCCCGGTGGTGCGCGTGCCGGGCGATCAGCTGGATTTCGTGGCTGATCCACAGGCGTTTGAATGGGTATGCGCGCGGGTGCAGGGCCACGGCTTTGGCCTGCCGCTGCTGCGCTGA
- a CDS encoding AAA family ATPase has product MSEPIHPEIHARLRSAWAGICAGSGPALLLLEGAAGLGKSHLARALQQEAARDLQAAVALAAPPALVGPLLRALPELLASRDPAFVAAARAHLDHPWSAAVPPPAGPSDPAATLARAVAGALGRGRPLLLIVEDLHDQPPETRAFLNTLWTRLALDGAPALLLLTTRPLAEYPDAARSAEALGRSAQLARAAAAGNLPTLTLAPLDLGGLEALLRAALGGPAPPGLPEWLLAHAEGHPLRSAELLRVLRERGALRPHEHHWQFTAPPAGSLPASLEAVLRERLRPPRAARAPWAALSALAVLDAPTPPEVWRRVSGLSAEAFVQARDWLLHRGLVALQGPDGARYACAHPLYAPLVRAELDWAALEALHARAAQTPALDLLARARHARHAGLPGARALTEQALALAQARAAPHEVVREARALLDEQPDHARAQAALVGALDALGEWQAVLEATSGDPAAQPLAELALRAQALAERGQLPQALAAARLGLRRWTLEQTSGEGDSATHLMLEDVLYRTLLNQGELDEAEAGLRRALSGAHGPLRRMTLLDILSRLYQRRGDYHLCLHLGREAAALMAGLPAPSGAVAERCWRTLSSVGGSAIHMSLWPEAEAHLRAAHDLIVRQGHVASLMVVEGNLAYLQLMQGDYPAAEAGTWRQLHRAVASGNARVEGALLWNLGLCRLWRGDAEQALALMRRSAAVWPSVGGANPSDCAEALALLGRLDEARAELGQPDHDFYPDHPNSRARVHLLLGEPGGALREVARIRPDDGAGLQARAALIRAQAHLHRGDPAAAAPELAQALTLAQAAQHRSVLGELALTRAVWRFQRRQDGAPDWHEGLAALQAVDGAGHLQFVRACFPAVVAALEAAPAPAQAPAPRARLRLLGNVGVEQPGGARPWRARKVKELLALLVCAHYGGAAHPALGREALALALWPEADEAGAEANFRKTRTRLREALGDAAALTRTPQGYALAAVQADLDEFLAALHGGQDARAAALYTGPFLNDVDLPAAAELRAALHDRWRAAVLRLTARDPLGGLPHLRRLLAHDPLDVEATCALLNAFGRLGDREAHARTLRRVQTLFQAALGEVPPELAAAAG; this is encoded by the coding sequence TTGTCCGAGCCCATTCACCCCGAGATTCACGCCCGGCTGCGCTCAGCCTGGGCCGGGATCTGTGCGGGCAGCGGCCCGGCGCTGCTGCTGCTTGAGGGCGCGGCGGGGCTGGGCAAAAGCCATCTGGCGCGCGCCCTGCAGCAGGAGGCGGCGCGCGACCTGCAGGCGGCGGTGGCGCTGGCGGCGCCCCCCGCTCTGGTGGGCCCGCTGCTGCGCGCCCTGCCTGAACTGCTGGCCTCGCGCGACCCGGCGTTTGTGGCGGCGGCCCGGGCCCACCTGGACCATCCCTGGTCGGCGGCGGTGCCGCCCCCGGCCGGGCCCAGCGACCCCGCCGCCACCCTGGCGCGTGCGGTGGCCGGCGCACTGGGCAGGGGGCGGCCCCTGCTGCTGATCGTGGAGGACCTGCACGACCAGCCCCCCGAGACCCGCGCCTTTCTGAATACCCTGTGGACCCGCCTCGCGCTGGACGGCGCCCCGGCCCTGCTGCTGCTCACCACCCGCCCACTGGCCGAGTACCCCGACGCCGCGCGCAGCGCCGAGGCGCTGGGCCGCAGCGCCCAGCTGGCCCGCGCCGCCGCCGCCGGCAACCTGCCGACCCTCACGCTGGCTCCGCTGGACCTGGGCGGCCTGGAGGCGCTGCTGCGCGCTGCCCTGGGGGGCCCGGCGCCGCCCGGCCTGCCCGAGTGGCTGCTGGCCCACGCCGAGGGCCATCCCCTGCGCAGCGCCGAACTGCTGCGGGTGCTGCGCGAACGCGGCGCCCTGCGCCCGCACGAGCACCACTGGCAGTTCACGGCGCCGCCCGCCGGGTCGCTGCCGGCGTCGCTGGAGGCGGTGCTGCGCGAGCGGCTGCGCCCGCCCCGCGCCGCCCGCGCGCCCTGGGCCGCCCTGAGCGCCCTGGCGGTGCTGGACGCCCCCACGCCCCCGGAGGTCTGGCGGCGCGTCTCCGGCCTGAGCGCCGAAGCGTTTGTCCAGGCCCGCGACTGGCTGCTGCACCGGGGCCTGGTGGCCCTGCAGGGCCCAGACGGCGCGCGCTACGCCTGCGCCCATCCCCTGTATGCGCCGCTGGTGCGCGCCGAACTGGACTGGGCGGCGCTGGAAGCCCTGCACGCCCGCGCCGCCCAGACGCCAGCCCTGGACCTCCTGGCCCGCGCCCGCCACGCCCGGCACGCGGGGCTGCCCGGGGCGCGCGCCCTGACCGAACAGGCCCTGGCGCTGGCCCAGGCCCGCGCGGCCCCCCATGAAGTGGTGCGTGAAGCCCGCGCGCTGCTGGACGAGCAGCCGGACCACGCCCGCGCCCAGGCCGCGCTGGTCGGTGCCCTGGACGCCCTGGGCGAGTGGCAGGCGGTGCTGGAAGCGACCAGTGGCGACCCGGCGGCCCAGCCGCTGGCCGAGCTGGCCCTGCGGGCCCAGGCGCTGGCCGAACGGGGGCAGTTGCCGCAGGCGCTGGCGGCGGCGCGGCTGGGGCTGCGCCGCTGGACCCTGGAACAGACCAGCGGGGAAGGCGACAGCGCCACCCACCTGATGCTGGAAGACGTGCTGTACCGGACGCTGCTGAACCAGGGTGAGCTGGACGAGGCCGAAGCGGGACTGCGCCGGGCCCTGAGCGGCGCGCACGGTCCACTGCGGCGCATGACCCTGCTGGACATTCTCTCGCGGCTGTACCAGCGCCGGGGCGACTACCACCTGTGCCTGCACCTGGGGCGCGAGGCAGCGGCCCTGATGGCGGGCCTGCCTGCACCGTCCGGGGCGGTGGCCGAGCGCTGCTGGCGCACCCTGAGTTCGGTGGGGGGCAGCGCCATTCACATGTCGCTGTGGCCCGAGGCCGAGGCCCACCTGCGCGCCGCCCACGACCTGATTGTGCGCCAGGGCCACGTGGCCAGCCTGATGGTGGTGGAGGGCAATCTGGCGTACCTGCAGCTGATGCAGGGTGACTACCCGGCGGCCGAGGCCGGCACGTGGCGCCAGCTGCACCGGGCTGTGGCCAGCGGCAACGCACGGGTGGAGGGCGCGCTGCTGTGGAACCTGGGGCTGTGCCGCCTGTGGCGCGGCGACGCCGAGCAGGCCCTGGCGCTCATGCGGCGCTCGGCGGCGGTGTGGCCCAGCGTGGGCGGCGCCAATCCCAGCGACTGTGCCGAGGCGCTGGCGCTGCTGGGGCGCCTGGACGAGGCCCGCGCCGAGCTGGGCCAGCCGGACCACGATTTCTATCCCGATCACCCCAATTCCCGCGCCCGCGTGCACCTGCTGCTGGGCGAGCCCGGGGGCGCCCTGCGCGAGGTGGCCCGCATTCGCCCGGACGACGGCGCCGGCTTGCAGGCGCGCGCCGCCCTGATTCGCGCCCAGGCGCACCTGCACCGGGGCGACCCGGCCGCAGCAGCGCCGGAACTGGCGCAGGCCCTGACCCTGGCCCAGGCGGCGCAGCACCGCAGCGTGCTGGGCGAACTGGCCCTGACCCGCGCGGTGTGGCGCTTTCAGCGGCGCCAGGACGGGGCCCCCGACTGGCACGAGGGGCTGGCCGCGCTGCAGGCGGTGGACGGTGCAGGCCACCTGCAGTTCGTGCGCGCCTGCTTTCCGGCGGTGGTGGCCGCCCTGGAGGCCGCGCCCGCACCCGCCCAGGCCCCAGCCCCCCGCGCCCGGCTGCGGCTGCTGGGGAACGTGGGGGTGGAGCAGCCCGGCGGCGCACGGCCCTGGCGGGCCCGCAAGGTCAAGGAACTGCTGGCGCTGCTGGTGTGTGCCCATTACGGCGGCGCGGCCCACCCGGCCCTGGGGCGCGAGGCCCTGGCCCTGGCGCTGTGGCCCGAGGCCGACGAGGCGGGCGCCGAGGCCAATTTTCGCAAGACCCGCACCCGGCTGCGCGAAGCGCTGGGCGACGCGGCGGCCCTGACCCGCACGCCCCAGGGGTATGCCCTGGCTGCGGTGCAGGCCGATCTGGACGAATTTCTGGCCGCCCTGCACGGCGGCCAGGACGCCCGGGCCGCGGCCCTGTACACCGGCCCCTTCCTGAACGATGTGGACCTGCCGGCCGCCGCCGAACTGCGCGCCGCCCTGCACGACCGCTGGCGGGCCGCAGTGCTGCGCCTGACCGCCCGCGATCCCCTGGGCGGCCTGCCCCACCTGCGCCGCCTGCTGGCCCACGATCCCCTGGATGTAGAGGCCACCTGCGCCCTGCTGAACGCCTTTGGGCGCCTGGGCGACCGCGAGGCCCACGCCCGCACCCTGCGCCGCGTGCAGACGCTGTTTCAGGCCGCGCTGGGCGAGGTGCCGCCCGAGCTGGCCGCCGCTGCCGGGTAA
- a CDS encoding UDP-N-acetylmuramoyl-L-alanyl-D-glutamate--2,6-diaminopimelate ligase: MRLAELAAALDLSAPAVNPEVTGVTHNADWAAPGFVFVAIRGARFDGHQFLDRAAQAGAVAVLGEGLPEGVTSPLPYLTVPGARAALADAAAALAGHPSRALRVVGVTGTDGKTTTSWLTRHLLRAAGLNTGLLSTAGYELPDGQLRHFPAHFTTPEAPQVQATLAEMVAAGAQAAVLEASSHALALDRVRGVAWSVGVWTHLSPEHLDFHGSMDRYFADKRRLIERSPCAVLNVDDPWTAQLRGVAPQEITYSAEGQHADWRAGGVEERSTGLHFHVVSPLGEFDAQLPMIGRFNVANALAALAASAHLGASVEALRSGLASFAGVPGRMQLVPDTRGRRVIVDFAHTPPSLDKALSTLRATTPGRLLVVIGSAGGPRDPGKRAPLGEVATRLADHAFFTEEDCRDTPLNEILAEMERGAREAGRSNFTRVPDRREAIRAAIAQAQAGDTVLLAGKGPEDTLERAHETLPWNETAQAEAALQDEAPR; this comes from the coding sequence ATGCGCCTTGCCGAGCTGGCCGCCGCCCTGGACCTGAGTGCTCCTGCCGTCAACCCCGAGGTAACGGGCGTGACCCACAACGCCGACTGGGCAGCGCCGGGCTTCGTGTTCGTGGCGATTCGCGGCGCGCGCTTTGACGGCCACCAGTTTCTGGACCGGGCGGCCCAGGCGGGGGCCGTGGCCGTGCTGGGCGAGGGCCTGCCGGAAGGCGTGACCTCGCCCCTGCCGTACCTGACGGTGCCGGGCGCCCGCGCCGCGCTGGCCGACGCCGCCGCCGCGCTGGCCGGGCACCCCAGCCGGGCCCTGCGCGTGGTGGGCGTGACGGGCACCGACGGCAAGACCACGACGAGCTGGCTGACCCGCCACCTGCTGCGCGCCGCTGGCCTGAACACGGGCCTGCTGAGCACCGCCGGCTACGAACTGCCGGACGGCCAGCTGCGCCACTTTCCCGCGCACTTCACCACCCCCGAGGCGCCGCAGGTGCAGGCCACCCTGGCCGAGATGGTGGCGGCGGGCGCGCAGGCGGCGGTGCTGGAAGCCAGCAGCCACGCCCTGGCCCTGGACCGGGTGCGCGGCGTGGCGTGGTCGGTGGGCGTCTGGACCCATCTGAGCCCCGAACACCTGGATTTTCACGGCTCCATGGACCGCTACTTTGCCGACAAGCGCCGCCTGATCGAGCGTTCGCCCTGTGCGGTGCTGAACGTGGACGACCCCTGGACCGCGCAGCTGCGCGGCGTGGCGCCCCAGGAGATCACCTACTCTGCCGAGGGCCAGCACGCCGACTGGCGCGCGGGCGGCGTGGAAGAGCGCTCCACGGGCCTGCATTTTCATGTGGTCTCGCCCCTGGGTGAATTTGACGCGCAGCTGCCCATGATCGGCCGCTTCAACGTGGCCAACGCGCTGGCAGCCCTGGCGGCGTCGGCGCACCTGGGGGCCAGCGTGGAGGCGCTGCGCAGCGGGCTGGCCTCCTTTGCCGGGGTGCCGGGCCGCATGCAACTGGTGCCCGACACGCGGGGCCGCCGGGTGATCGTGGACTTTGCCCACACCCCGCCCAGCCTCGACAAGGCCCTGAGTACGCTGCGCGCCACCACCCCGGGGCGGCTGCTGGTGGTGATCGGCTCGGCGGGCGGCCCGCGCGATCCGGGCAAGCGCGCGCCGCTGGGCGAGGTGGCCACCCGGCTGGCCGATCACGCCTTTTTCACTGAAGAGGACTGCCGCGACACGCCGCTGAACGAGATCCTGGCAGAGATGGAGCGGGGCGCGCGGGAAGCCGGGCGCAGCAACTTCACCCGCGTCCCCGACCGCCGCGAGGCCATCCGGGCGGCCATTGCCCAGGCACAGGCCGGCGACACCGTGCTGCTGGCCGGCAAGGGCCCCGAGGACACCCTGGAACGCGCCCACGAGACACTGCCCTGGAACGAGACAGCACAGGCCGAAGCCGCGTTGCAGGACGAGGCGCCGCGCTAA